TCTTGTGGTCCTCAATACTTATTGCTTCTGTTTAATCAAATCAGATCACAATACTTCTATAAGACAACAAGTTATGACCCTTAGTTAGCTTATCTATTAGCAAGATTTTTTTTTTTCATTCGCTAGCACAGTTTCTTGCAGCTCTGGAGTGTTAATTCCAGTTTGTCATCTTTTTTTGTTTTTAATTTTTTTGTGTGTTTTGGGGGCAGTAATGGATCTCCAGATGTTCCTAAGAAAGCATCTCCTCGAGCTGCTCGGCCACTGAAAATTACAGCGCTAGAGCCTGACTCTTCTTCATCTCCCATCTCAGCTAACAACAGAACACCAAAGAACAAAAGTCCAAAAGTTCTGGACCGTAGGTCTCCACGAAGTCCTGTCTCCGAGGTATGAGATCCTCTTGTACTAACCTTGTTTTCAGACTCAATCTAAGGGTCTTGAATATAAGCTTCTTGGTGGCGCATCTAAGATTTTCCTAAAAATCTCTTTTATATGCATGATCCAAGCTATAAGCCGTTCCATCATAACATGTTTCTGTATTGACTTAGATGAGGAAAAAAGTTAGCATACATTTAATTTTGGGATATAAAATTAGGTAGAAACATTTAATTTGGAGTAGTTGTGTTCATTCAATTGTATGTTTCTTTTTGTCTTCTTGAGATTGCCATGTTTGTTTTGCTAACAGAAGAAGAGGCCAAGCAGAATAACTGAGCTCGAGTCACTAGTCTCACAGCTTCATGAAGAGCTGAAGAAAGCCAAAGATCAAGTCATTGAGTCCGAGACATCAAAGAAGCAAGCAGAGCTAGAAGCAGAAGAGTCCAGGAAACAGCTAGAAGAACTTTCCTCTAAGCTTCAGGAGAAACATAATCAGGAATGTGATTTCAAGTCTGTTGCTAGTGGTGATGAAATTGCAGGATTGGCTTTTGTTGTTGAGGAGATCAGACAACTCAAGCATCAGATCGAGAATGTGGCTTCTTCTGAAGCTAATCACATGAAGCAAGCTGAGCTGCGTAACTCGGAGATTCACCTTTTGAGAGGGAACTTGATGGAGACACTTTTCCTCGTTGAGAATTTTAGGAACCAGGTTAGGGACTGCGAGGTGTCAGAAGCTGAAACTGAGGCTTTAGCCACCGAGACTCTTAGGCAACTGGAGAACGCTAAAAAGGCAGTGGAAGAGCTGAAGTCAGATGGCGCAAAGGCTGTTGAGAGTTATAAGAAGATGGCTGGAGAGCTTGAACAGTCAAAATCAAGAATGGTACTGCTTGAAGCTCTTGTGACTAAAGATAAAGACTATGAAGAAGTATCTTCCTTAAGATGTGAGGTAGAGCGTCTGAGAGAGGCTTTAGAAGCTTCTGATAGAAAGGGCCAAGAGGGGAGTGTGGAGGCTTCTTCTCGGTTAAGGATACAAGCTGAACTCCAGTCTGAGTTAAAGATTGCTAGATCCGAGATAGATGAGCTTAAGGGGAGGTTGGTGGAGAAGGAAGCAGAGTTAGAGTTTGTCTCAGAGGAGAAAGATAACTTATACCTGAAGGAGACAGATGTTGAAACCGAGCTGAAGCAACTTAAGGAGGAGATGGAGACTTTTAAGGCGGATCTGATGGATAAAGAGACAGAACTCCAGATAGTTTCAGACGAGAGCGAGACGTTGAAGTCAGATATCAACAAGAGGGAGAGGGATGTGCAAGACGTGCTGGTGAAGCTAGGGATTGCGATGGAAGAAGCTGACAAGAGTAGCAAGAGGGCGGTGAGAGTGGCAGAGCAGCTGGATGCAACTCAAGCGTCGAACTCGGAGATGGAGGTAGAGCTCAGGAAGCTCAAAGTTCAGTCTAACCAGTGGAGGAAAGCTGCTGAAGCAGCTACGGCTATGCTCTCTGCTGAAAACAACGGGAAGTGTGATAAAACGAACTCTCCTTACTCTGAGGATGTTGATGATGAAGTGACAAAGAAGAAGAATGTGAATGTGCTCAAGAAGATTGGTGTTTTGTGGAAGAAGCCTCAGAAATAGATATAATAATTAGGTAAAATCTGATTCTGAAGTTCATATATTTTTTTTAGATTAATGGTCTCTTTTCATTCTCTAGAGGAAATGACTTTCTCTTTGCCCATCTTGTGGGTTTTGCTTGTCAGGTACTGGTGATTTGGAGTTGGATTATAAATAGCAACTACTATGAGTCTGGTATTGATGTGAATTTAGTAATTTGAGGACTATGTTCTGGAAAAAAAACACATGTTTGGAAATATTTGAGCAATGGTAATTTTATGTTTAAGTATTCAGGAGGGGGAACTGTTAATTCTGTTATTGTGGAACTAGTTGTTGACTGTTGATATCAAAGGCAACAAAGCCTCCGACTCACTTAAGGTTACTTAGCCAACAGTAAGGCCCAACAAGCCCTATTGAGAGTATCGGCCTCTGTGTAATTGATATTAAGTTCATATTAGGCTCTGTCTTTTTTTTTCCTACAAGATGAGATGTTTCTTCTTCTTGGTTAGTAAATGTCTGATCTTTCTAGTTTCTATGTTTATACAAGAAAATAAAAACAGAAGAAAAGAACGTCACAACAATTATTGATATTGGGTTCGATAAGCCCAAGCCTAGGAGATCATGGTCTCTAAAGTATACAATAAAATGAAATGAAATAAAAAGCACTAATGCTAATTCCACAATTCTAAGAGATAGTTAAGCATTGACGAACCAAAGAACGAGTGGTTAACTGGTTACACATAAAAGGTGCTCTTTATAAAAAAAAATCGAAAGGTGATACATGATTTATTCTATTGTTTGGGCCTAAAGAAAGATGTACCCGACAAAAGAAGTTAGGTTCGATCACTAACCCGACATC
The DNA window shown above is from Brassica oleracea var. oleracea cultivar TO1000 chromosome C3, BOL, whole genome shotgun sequence and carries:
- the LOC106328102 gene encoding interactor of constitutive active ROPs 3-like — protein: MQTQKASNGSPDVPKKASPRAARPLKITALEPDSSSSPISANNRTPKNKSPKVLDRRSPRSPVSEKKRPSRITELESLVSQLHEELKKAKDQVIESETSKKQAELEAEESRKQLEELSSKLQEKHNQECDFKSVASGDEIAGLAFVVEEIRQLKHQIENVASSEANHMKQAELRNSEIHLLRGNLMETLFLVENFRNQVRDCEVSEAETEALATETLRQLENAKKAVEELKSDGAKAVESYKKMAGELEQSKSRMVLLEALVTKDKDYEEVSSLRCEVERLREALEASDRKGQEGSVEASSRLRIQAELQSELKIARSEIDELKGRLVEKEAELEFVSEEKDNLYLKETDVETELKQLKEEMETFKADLMDKETELQIVSDESETLKSDINKRERDVQDVLVKLGIAMEEADKSSKRAVRVAEQLDATQASNSEMEVELRKLKVQSNQWRKAAEAATAMLSAENNGKCDKTNSPYSEDVDDEVTKKKNVNVLKKIGVLWKKPQK